From Ischnura elegans chromosome 13 unlocalized genomic scaffold, ioIscEleg1.1 SUPER_13_unloc_1, whole genome shotgun sequence, a single genomic window includes:
- the LOC124172068 gene encoding uncharacterized protein LOC124172068, which produces MVSIFYNLPWMLAAHLHQYLCQIPGKLHSRTLLEKPSQDDRQHCPLHFWMPFVVAEFLPHRDFKDVTVQTIPACWIVGENVTRYPPPGYSWAAMSRLIHKEVAPKDNWEMLGVKFVSPTFDSYLEAVSVERKAAECSDTDLEVVLESMAGEERKRKRKTKNIRYPSEPITDTSVDEDNGWLSDPPHSPERSVGVHMSTSYGPGVPGRSQLPRPHPKAAVGAIARSVTASSSEPGVQTMGARREPKNPLGMQYSSAMTR; this is translated from the exons ATGGTTTCCATTTTCTATAATCTTCCTTGGATGTTAGCTGCTCACCTTCACCAATACCTTTGCCAAATTCCCGGAAAACTGCACTCACGGACATTGCTGGAGAAACCTTCGCAGGATGATCGTCAGCATTGCCCTTTGCATTTTTG gatGCCATTTGTGGTGGCTGAGTTTTTACCTCACCGGGATTTCAAGGACGTCACTGTCCAGACAATTCCAGCCTGCTGGATAGTTGGTGAGAATGTAACAAGGTACCCACCCCCTGGGTACTCCTGGGCTGCAATGAGCAGACTGATCCATAAAGAGGTTGCTCCCAAGGACAACTGGGAAATGCTGGGGGTGAAGTTTGTTTCCCCCACCTTTG ATTCTTATTTGGAAGCAGTGAGTGTAGAGCGCAAGGCTGCTGAGTGTAGCGACACTGACCTTGAGGTGGTATTGGAGAGCATGGctggtgaggagaggaagcggaaaaggaaaactaaaaatatcCGTTACCCAAGCGAGCCCATCACTGATACGAGTGTAGACGAAGATAATGGTTGGCTTAGTGATCCTCCTCATTCGCCAG AACGATCAGTGGGTGTGCATATGTCCACTTCGTACGGGCCTGGTGTCCCTGGGAGAAGCCAGTTGCCTAGGCCTCATCCTAAGGCTGCGGTTGGAGCCATAGCAAGATCTGTCACAGCATCTTCATCCGAGCCTGGTGTTCAAACAATGGGTGCAAGAAGGGAGCCAAAAAACCCACTTGGGATGCAATACAGCTCAGCTATGACAA GATGA